The proteins below come from a single Anderseniella sp. Alg231-50 genomic window:
- a CDS encoding GapR family DNA-binding domain-containing protein, translating into MDTKTSFAQGQLRSLIERIERLEEEKKAIAADIKEIYGEAKSNGFDTKIMRKVVSLRKKDSAERQEEEAILDLYLSALGMLPADSGGQDDAAAAE; encoded by the coding sequence ATGGATACCAAGACAAGTTTCGCGCAGGGCCAGCTTCGCAGCCTGATCGAACGCATTGAGCGGCTTGAAGAAGAAAAGAAGGCAATCGCGGCTGATATCAAGGAAATCTATGGTGAAGCCAAATCCAATGGTTTCGACACCAAGATCATGCGAAAGGTCGTCAGCCTGCGCAAGAAAGACAGTGCGGAACGCCAGGAGGAAGAGGCGATCCTCGACCTTTACCTCAGCGCGCTTGGCATGCTTCCGGCAGACAGCGGCGGGCAGGACGATGCTGCCGCAGCGGAATGA
- a CDS encoding tetratricopeptide repeat protein produces MGWAGLAAGPELHGLKPAGSVVEVAVTNSTEPEPSLADDLRTSAEHVLRGNYHMDNGNYNAALAEYTRALEYDPKSWVAFLLRAYLYQLQGKNALAIKDLDKTIEFNPTVEAHVMRGVAYAFSGDDDAALKDYVTAVHMDPAYGSTYKQRAYIYLRRGRFAEAEADIQEAMRLLPDDLEVQHSFGDVLYYGGKIQAAKRQWEKTCAIADVEMTSDWQQRLAAIGRYKGPVDGQCDSELIEVFSACARDKCQF; encoded by the coding sequence TTGGGCTGGGCCGGGTTGGCGGCAGGCCCTGAGCTTCATGGGTTGAAGCCGGCGGGTTCTGTTGTCGAGGTTGCCGTCACCAATTCCACTGAACCTGAACCATCGCTTGCAGATGACTTGAGGACCTCGGCCGAGCATGTGCTGCGCGGCAATTACCATATGGACAACGGAAACTACAACGCTGCACTGGCTGAGTACACCAGGGCACTGGAGTATGACCCGAAGTCCTGGGTTGCGTTTCTGCTGCGGGCATACCTGTACCAGCTGCAGGGCAAGAACGCGCTGGCCATCAAGGATCTCGACAAGACAATAGAATTCAATCCGACGGTTGAAGCCCATGTCATGCGTGGCGTTGCGTATGCGTTTTCCGGAGACGATGACGCCGCTCTCAAGGATTATGTGACGGCGGTGCACATGGATCCTGCCTATGGAAGCACCTACAAGCAGCGTGCCTATATTTATCTGCGGCGCGGCAGGTTTGCAGAAGCCGAAGCCGATATTCAGGAAGCGATGCGGCTGCTGCCGGACGACCTGGAAGTCCAGCACAGTTTCGGAGACGTCCTGTATTATGGCGGAAAGATCCAGGCGGCGAAGCGGCAATGGGAGAAAACCTGCGCGATTGCCGATGTTGAGATGACCAGCGACTGGCAGCAGAGGTTGGCTGCCATCGGCCGTTACAAGGGGCCGGTGGACGGCCAGTGTGACAGCGAACTCATTGAAGTGTTTTCGGCGTGCGCACGTGACAAGTGCCAGTTCTGA
- a CDS encoding DUF882 domain-containing protein — protein MTGCFAATVAVGAFAATSAVASAEDRTLSMYFTHTKESLTITYKRNGKYDRAALKKINWFLRDWRRNEPTKMSLETIDLLWELHADLGSKKPVHIVSGYRSPRTNAMLKRIGRKVARTSQHMKGRAIDFYFPDVPVEKIMGSAFVRKIGGVGYYPRSGKYGFVHIDNGNVRHWPRMSATRQAKIARKYYKTVAARRGRPNNLQYAAFQPAPAKNKKSQSGPVSLMPASMAEAVIAAVATTPAPTTVAASLRSAPKPRPRPIEVLMLAAANMQIEPASAPVERQNFSEDNVSPVRGSLGPVTIASLAVEDLNSVNSTAKGSLNTATAPAVQGTGIRPLSVSYANTSSLSDLFTSTDAIARRDGAPQPFVHDEEHEIHPLSKEDKSALARLIEAFMPGSEPAEQAASTDNGVNRSGKGDSQIVNRSGKGNFTPEAVGTQKIWQQSEAQSSKILKVVEAPLSFGN, from the coding sequence TTGACCGGCTGTTTCGCAGCAACCGTGGCGGTTGGCGCGTTCGCGGCAACGTCTGCTGTAGCGTCTGCTGAAGACCGTACACTTTCGATGTATTTCACGCATACCAAGGAATCCCTGACCATTACCTACAAAAGGAATGGCAAGTACGATCGCGCTGCCCTGAAGAAAATCAACTGGTTCCTGCGCGACTGGCGCCGCAACGAACCAACCAAGATGTCATTGGAAACAATTGACCTTTTGTGGGAACTGCACGCTGATCTTGGCTCGAAAAAGCCTGTTCACATTGTGTCCGGTTATCGGTCGCCTCGCACCAATGCCATGTTGAAGCGGATCGGGCGTAAGGTTGCCCGTACGTCGCAGCACATGAAGGGCCGTGCGATTGACTTCTACTTCCCGGACGTGCCGGTAGAGAAAATCATGGGCTCTGCCTTTGTGCGCAAGATCGGCGGCGTTGGTTATTATCCGCGCTCCGGCAAGTACGGCTTCGTCCATATCGACAACGGCAATGTCCGGCACTGGCCGCGCATGAGCGCAACCCGCCAGGCGAAGATTGCCCGCAAGTATTATAAAACCGTGGCTGCCCGCAGAGGCCGTCCAAACAACTTGCAGTATGCAGCTTTCCAGCCGGCTCCCGCCAAGAACAAGAAGAGCCAGTCCGGCCCGGTCAGCCTGATGCCGGCCAGCATGGCTGAAGCGGTTATTGCAGCCGTTGCCACGACACCGGCCCCAACAACTGTTGCAGCGTCCTTGCGCAGTGCGCCCAAGCCGCGTCCACGGCCGATTGAAGTCCTCATGCTCGCAGCGGCAAACATGCAGATCGAACCTGCTTCTGCTCCAGTCGAGCGCCAGAACTTCTCTGAAGACAATGTTTCACCGGTACGCGGCAGCCTTGGTCCCGTTACCATCGCCTCGCTGGCCGTGGAAGATCTGAATTCCGTCAACTCAACCGCCAAGGGCAGCCTTAACACGGCAACTGCACCGGCTGTCCAGGGAACCGGCATTCGTCCTTTGAGCGTCAGCTACGCCAACACATCCAGCTTGAGTGACCTGTTCACCAGCACAGATGCAATTGCACGCCGTGATGGCGCACCACAGCCGTTTGTTCACGACGAAGAGCACGAAATCCATCCTCTGAGCAAAGAGGACAAGTCAGCACTGGCGCGCTTGATCGAAGCGTTCATGCCGGGTTCAGAGCCAGCCGAACAGGCCGCAAGTACAGACAATGGCGTCAACCGCTCCGGCAAGGGCGACAGCCAGATTGTCAACCGTTCCGGCAAGGGCAACTTTACACCTGAAGCTGTTGGCACCCAGAAAATCTGGCAGCAGAGCGAAGCCCAGAGTTCAAAAATCCTTAAAGTCGTGGAAGCACCGCTGAGCTTCGGAAACTGA